The Rissa tridactyla isolate bRisTri1 chromosome 6, bRisTri1.patW.cur.20221130, whole genome shotgun sequence genome includes a region encoding these proteins:
- the GPRIN2 gene encoding G protein-regulated inducer of neurite outgrowth 2 isoform X1, translating to MYTYTYLFFAMSADSHQLHTHSYQDALSSTCHGLLNVNSHPLSKSSSSLACTGQSTSEERQSNKQDLKKSHSSTICHTLGNESGARSMPSPGWSSQSGMMGLGSVVQTISNQSADDNSQSRTKTTNNFLIAEQSPASWEVGDAKMCVKSSTVENVSSACIVHQQNMHEMEEPGAALQRSHSDLNCSCRQQTYVTHIETSATHSSLSSSSCRHGPPVARMSFQTQRYGSETNENTSHYQNLVTHLPVLPRDQKVPTNSFDSGGIPHNTTVYTDPGTFHAAVLGPHIPGNGFSNRTMFSQATGIIHGGLTYGNIPNSAYSPMVMTVHNNSAGPCNIRQEPCMKVDATIPAYCHALPIPSIQLVPRLVCSVGETGKEQAAPGYFHSFSTSDILTYPKLVSSVSETGLDAKRVLKCCSIPGEQLQHAQHCAQQQRAPPETKAACVAFSSQQGADTVMTTKDMWTMTSMNDLTKGLKPALERRDAEVQTLPIVECKSVATSPAAAAEGHSHVFPEVNLEQDLEAPKSPVREVRWDDEGMTWEVYGASVDPEVLGLAIQKHLEIQIEQSQTEPAELAGKSSEEPSSDKMGKKRPFRTMMHSLRYPSCCARSSTAVE from the exons ATGTATACCTACAC ATATCTCTTCTTTGCCATGTCAGCTGACAGCCACCAGCTCCACACTCATTCCTACCAGGATGCACTAAGTTCTACTTGTCACGGTCTCTTGAATGTCAACAGCCACCCCCTGTCAAAGAGCTCCTCGAGTCTGGCCTGTACTGGACAATCAACTTCAGAGGAAAGGCAAAGCAACAAACAGGATCTGAAGAAAAGCCACAGTAGCACCATCTGCCATACCCTGGGAAATGAGAGTGGTGCCAGGAGTATGCCAAGTCCTGGATGGTCCTCGCAGTCTGGGATGATGGGACTTGGATCAGTGGTGCAAACCATAAGCAATCAGTCAGCTGATGACAATTCACAGAGCAGAACCAAGACTACAAACAATTTTCTTATTGCTGaacagtccccagcctcctgggAAGTGGGGGACGCTAAGATGTGTGTAAAGAGCAGCACTGTTGAGAATGTTTCTTCAGCCTGCATTGTACACCAGCAAAACATGCATGAAATGGAAGAACCAGGAGCTGCCCTTCAGAGAAGCCACTCAGACCTAAATTGCAGTTGCAGACAGCAGACTTATGTCACTCACATAGAAACCAGTGCTACTCACTCCAGCCTAAGCTCTTCTAGCTGCAGGCATGGTCCACCAGTGGCTAGGATGTCTTTCCAAACACAGAGATATGgatcagaaacaaatgaaaatacatcTCACTATCAAAACCTTGTGACTCATCTTCCAGTTCTACCTAGAGACCAAAAAGTACCCACAAATAGCTTTGACAGCGGTGGTATTCCACACAACACTACTGTTTACACAGATCCTGGAACATTTCATGCTGCTGTTCTAGGACCCCACATACCTGGAAATGGTTTCTCAAACAGGACAATGTTCAGTCAAGCCACAGGGATTATTCATGGTGGTCTGACTTACGGCAATATTCCAAACTCTGCATACTCACCCATGGTGATGACAGTTCATAACAATTCTGCAGGGCCCTGTAATATAAGGCAGGAGCCTTGTATGAAAGTAGATGCCACCATCCCTGCCTATTGCCATGCTTTGCCCATACCATCTATACAACTTGTTCCACGGTTGGTATGCTCAGTTGGCGAGACGGGAAAAGAGCAGGCAGCACCTggctattttcattccttttctacTTCAGACATTCTGACATACCCTAAGCTGGTGTCTTCAGTAAGTGAAACAGGCCTGGATGCCAAGAGAGTCCTGAAGTGCTGCAGCATTCCTGGAGAACAACTGCAACATGCTCAACACTGTGCTCAGCAGCAGAGAGCTCCTCCAGAAACAAAGGCTGCCTGTGTTGCCTTTAGTAGCCAGCAAGGTGCAGACACGGTAATGACAACTAAGGATATGTGGACTATGACCTCTATGAATGATTTAACCAAAGGACTGAAACCAGCTCTTGAGCGTAGAGATGCCGAGGTACAAACTCTTCCAATCGTGGAATGCAAATCTGTGGCAAcaagcccagcagctgcagcagaaggccACTCGCATGTGTTCCCAGAGGTGAACCTGGAGCAAGACTTGGAGGCCCCTAAATCTCCGGTACGTGAAGTGAGATGGGATGACGAAGGAATGACGTGGGAAGTGTATGGGGCATCTGTGGATCCGGAAGTCCTTGGGTTAGCCATTCAAAAACATCTTGAGATTCAAATAGAACAATCCCAGACAGAGCCTGCTGAGCTGGCTGGGAAAAGCAGTGAGGAGCCATCTTCtgataaaatggggaaaaaaaggccgtTCAGAACAATGATGCATTCCCTGAGATATCCAAGCTGTTGTGCTCGTTCCAGTACTGCAGTGGAGTGA
- the GPRIN2 gene encoding G protein-regulated inducer of neurite outgrowth 2 isoform X2, which translates to MSADSHQLHTHSYQDALSSTCHGLLNVNSHPLSKSSSSLACTGQSTSEERQSNKQDLKKSHSSTICHTLGNESGARSMPSPGWSSQSGMMGLGSVVQTISNQSADDNSQSRTKTTNNFLIAEQSPASWEVGDAKMCVKSSTVENVSSACIVHQQNMHEMEEPGAALQRSHSDLNCSCRQQTYVTHIETSATHSSLSSSSCRHGPPVARMSFQTQRYGSETNENTSHYQNLVTHLPVLPRDQKVPTNSFDSGGIPHNTTVYTDPGTFHAAVLGPHIPGNGFSNRTMFSQATGIIHGGLTYGNIPNSAYSPMVMTVHNNSAGPCNIRQEPCMKVDATIPAYCHALPIPSIQLVPRLVCSVGETGKEQAAPGYFHSFSTSDILTYPKLVSSVSETGLDAKRVLKCCSIPGEQLQHAQHCAQQQRAPPETKAACVAFSSQQGADTVMTTKDMWTMTSMNDLTKGLKPALERRDAEVQTLPIVECKSVATSPAAAAEGHSHVFPEVNLEQDLEAPKSPVREVRWDDEGMTWEVYGASVDPEVLGLAIQKHLEIQIEQSQTEPAELAGKSSEEPSSDKMGKKRPFRTMMHSLRYPSCCARSSTAVE; encoded by the coding sequence ATGTCAGCTGACAGCCACCAGCTCCACACTCATTCCTACCAGGATGCACTAAGTTCTACTTGTCACGGTCTCTTGAATGTCAACAGCCACCCCCTGTCAAAGAGCTCCTCGAGTCTGGCCTGTACTGGACAATCAACTTCAGAGGAAAGGCAAAGCAACAAACAGGATCTGAAGAAAAGCCACAGTAGCACCATCTGCCATACCCTGGGAAATGAGAGTGGTGCCAGGAGTATGCCAAGTCCTGGATGGTCCTCGCAGTCTGGGATGATGGGACTTGGATCAGTGGTGCAAACCATAAGCAATCAGTCAGCTGATGACAATTCACAGAGCAGAACCAAGACTACAAACAATTTTCTTATTGCTGaacagtccccagcctcctgggAAGTGGGGGACGCTAAGATGTGTGTAAAGAGCAGCACTGTTGAGAATGTTTCTTCAGCCTGCATTGTACACCAGCAAAACATGCATGAAATGGAAGAACCAGGAGCTGCCCTTCAGAGAAGCCACTCAGACCTAAATTGCAGTTGCAGACAGCAGACTTATGTCACTCACATAGAAACCAGTGCTACTCACTCCAGCCTAAGCTCTTCTAGCTGCAGGCATGGTCCACCAGTGGCTAGGATGTCTTTCCAAACACAGAGATATGgatcagaaacaaatgaaaatacatcTCACTATCAAAACCTTGTGACTCATCTTCCAGTTCTACCTAGAGACCAAAAAGTACCCACAAATAGCTTTGACAGCGGTGGTATTCCACACAACACTACTGTTTACACAGATCCTGGAACATTTCATGCTGCTGTTCTAGGACCCCACATACCTGGAAATGGTTTCTCAAACAGGACAATGTTCAGTCAAGCCACAGGGATTATTCATGGTGGTCTGACTTACGGCAATATTCCAAACTCTGCATACTCACCCATGGTGATGACAGTTCATAACAATTCTGCAGGGCCCTGTAATATAAGGCAGGAGCCTTGTATGAAAGTAGATGCCACCATCCCTGCCTATTGCCATGCTTTGCCCATACCATCTATACAACTTGTTCCACGGTTGGTATGCTCAGTTGGCGAGACGGGAAAAGAGCAGGCAGCACCTggctattttcattccttttctacTTCAGACATTCTGACATACCCTAAGCTGGTGTCTTCAGTAAGTGAAACAGGCCTGGATGCCAAGAGAGTCCTGAAGTGCTGCAGCATTCCTGGAGAACAACTGCAACATGCTCAACACTGTGCTCAGCAGCAGAGAGCTCCTCCAGAAACAAAGGCTGCCTGTGTTGCCTTTAGTAGCCAGCAAGGTGCAGACACGGTAATGACAACTAAGGATATGTGGACTATGACCTCTATGAATGATTTAACCAAAGGACTGAAACCAGCTCTTGAGCGTAGAGATGCCGAGGTACAAACTCTTCCAATCGTGGAATGCAAATCTGTGGCAAcaagcccagcagctgcagcagaaggccACTCGCATGTGTTCCCAGAGGTGAACCTGGAGCAAGACTTGGAGGCCCCTAAATCTCCGGTACGTGAAGTGAGATGGGATGACGAAGGAATGACGTGGGAAGTGTATGGGGCATCTGTGGATCCGGAAGTCCTTGGGTTAGCCATTCAAAAACATCTTGAGATTCAAATAGAACAATCCCAGACAGAGCCTGCTGAGCTGGCTGGGAAAAGCAGTGAGGAGCCATCTTCtgataaaatggggaaaaaaaggccgtTCAGAACAATGATGCATTCCCTGAGATATCCAAGCTGTTGTGCTCGTTCCAGTACTGCAGTGGAGTGA